In one window of Rhizobium oryzihabitans DNA:
- the coaBC gene encoding bifunctional phosphopantothenoylcysteine decarboxylase/phosphopantothenate--cysteine ligase CoaBC encodes MTLSGKHILLIISGGIAAYKSLDLIRRLKERGAKVTPVMTKGAQEFVTSLAVGALSATHVFTELFSRQDEQDVGHIRLARDCDLVLVAPATADLMAKMAHGLADDLASTILLATDRKVLIAPAMNPKMWSARPTARNVETLKKDGLFFIGPMAGEMAEKGEAGLGRMAEPLQIVEAVAALLDGGPKPLKGRTAIVTSGPTHEPIDPVRYIANRSSGKQGHAIAAALAELGAEVTLVSGPVTIADPAGVTTIHVERAEEMRDAVISRLPADIAVMVAAVADWRVAGASEQKIKKQPGDAPPALQLTENPDILKTVGHHEKRPKLVVGFAAETQDVEKNGRAKLERKGADYIVANDVSAETGIMGGDRNSVKIISAAGVEAWPDLDKVEVAKRLAALIAEKLA; translated from the coding sequence ATGACGCTTTCAGGCAAACATATTCTTCTCATCATCTCCGGCGGCATCGCGGCCTATAAGAGCCTTGATCTCATCCGCCGCCTGAAAGAGCGCGGCGCGAAGGTGACGCCTGTGATGACGAAGGGCGCACAGGAATTCGTCACGTCGCTTGCGGTCGGCGCACTGTCCGCCACCCATGTTTTCACCGAGCTTTTTTCCCGGCAGGACGAGCAGGATGTCGGGCATATCCGGCTTGCGCGCGACTGCGACCTCGTGCTGGTAGCACCCGCCACTGCCGATCTGATGGCGAAGATGGCGCATGGGCTGGCTGACGATCTTGCCTCCACGATCCTTCTGGCGACTGATCGCAAGGTGCTGATCGCACCCGCAATGAACCCGAAAATGTGGTCTGCCAGGCCGACAGCGCGCAATGTCGAAACGCTGAAGAAAGACGGCTTGTTTTTCATCGGCCCCATGGCGGGTGAGATGGCGGAAAAGGGCGAGGCGGGTCTTGGCCGCATGGCGGAGCCGTTGCAGATTGTCGAAGCCGTGGCGGCGCTGCTGGATGGCGGCCCGAAGCCTCTGAAGGGCAGAACCGCCATCGTCACCTCCGGCCCCACCCATGAACCGATCGATCCGGTGCGTTACATCGCCAACCGCTCCTCCGGCAAGCAGGGCCACGCCATCGCGGCGGCTCTAGCGGAGCTTGGGGCGGAGGTCACGTTGGTTTCGGGGCCTGTCACCATTGCCGATCCGGCCGGGGTCACGACGATCCATGTCGAGCGTGCTGAAGAAATGCGCGATGCGGTGATTTCGAGGCTGCCGGCAGATATTGCCGTCATGGTCGCCGCCGTCGCCGACTGGCGGGTGGCAGGCGCGTCGGAACAGAAGATCAAGAAACAGCCGGGTGATGCCCCACCGGCGCTGCAACTGACGGAAAACCCCGATATTCTCAAAACCGTTGGCCACCATGAAAAGCGCCCAAAGCTTGTGGTGGGTTTCGCCGCCGAAACGCAGGATGTCGAGAAGAACGGTCGAGCCAAGCTGGAACGTAAGGGGGCGGATTATATCGTCGCCAACGATGTATCCGCCGAAACCGGCATCATGGGCGGAGACCGTAACAGCGTGAAGATCATTTCGGCCGCGGGTGTTGAGGCGTGGCCGGATCTGGACAAGGTCGAGGTTGCAAAACGTCTTGCGGCCCTCATCGCGGAGAAACTGGCATGA
- a CDS encoding peptide chain release factor 3, which translates to MAETLAEAVSRRRTFAIIAHPDAGKTTLTEKLLLFGGAIQLAGEVKAKKDRIQTRSDWMKIERERGISVVTSVMTFEYNDRVFNILDTPGHEDFADDTYRTLTAVDAAIMVIDAAKGIEPRTLKLFEVCRMRDIPIITFINKMDRESRDPFEILDEVEEKLALDTAPITWPVGRAKSFCGAYNLAENTFRGNDTQVDGLAVNGPQAVADRLPENERKVFVEETELALEACRPFDRQAFLEGHMTPVFFGSALRNFGVRDLINALGDFAPPPRDQVADTRTVHAAEDKMTAFVFKIQANMDPNHRDRIAFARICSGKLERGMKARLSRTGKQMGLTAPQFFFASQRQLADTAFAGDVVGIPNHGTLRIGDTLTEGENLVFQGVPNFSPEILRRVRLEDAMKAKKLKEALQQMAEEGVVQLFSPEDGSPAIVGVVGALQLDVLKERLMGEYGLPVSFEMSRFSVCRWISSDQPAEMDKFLNVKRGDIARDLDGDPVFLAQDAFSLRYESERFPAIKMVAIKEYHVAKAA; encoded by the coding sequence ATGGCCGAAACACTTGCCGAGGCGGTCTCCCGCCGCCGCACCTTTGCTATTATTGCGCACCCGGACGCGGGTAAGACCACGCTTACGGAAAAACTGCTGCTGTTCGGCGGAGCGATCCAGCTTGCCGGTGAGGTGAAGGCGAAGAAGGATCGCATCCAGACCCGTTCGGACTGGATGAAGATCGAGCGTGAGCGCGGCATTTCGGTCGTCACCTCGGTCATGACCTTCGAATATAACGACCGCGTCTTCAACATTCTCGATACGCCCGGCCACGAGGACTTCGCCGACGACACCTACCGCACCCTGACGGCGGTGGATGCGGCGATCATGGTCATCGATGCCGCCAAGGGTATCGAGCCGCGGACGCTGAAGCTCTTCGAAGTCTGCCGCATGCGCGATATTCCGATCATCACCTTCATCAACAAGATGGACCGCGAAAGCCGCGATCCCTTCGAGATTCTGGATGAGGTGGAAGAGAAGCTGGCGCTGGATACTGCGCCGATCACCTGGCCGGTCGGGCGGGCGAAAAGCTTTTGTGGCGCTTACAATCTTGCTGAAAACACCTTTCGTGGCAACGACACGCAGGTGGATGGCCTGGCGGTCAACGGCCCTCAGGCTGTTGCCGATCGTCTGCCGGAAAACGAACGCAAGGTATTTGTCGAGGAAACCGAACTGGCGCTGGAAGCCTGCCGCCCCTTCGACCGTCAGGCATTTCTCGAAGGTCACATGACGCCGGTTTTTTTCGGCTCGGCGCTGCGCAATTTCGGCGTGCGCGACCTCATCAACGCGCTTGGTGATTTCGCCCCTCCGCCGCGCGATCAGGTGGCGGATACCCGCACCGTGCATGCGGCGGAAGACAAGATGACGGCCTTCGTCTTCAAGATTCAGGCCAATATGGACCCCAACCACCGCGACCGCATCGCCTTTGCCCGCATCTGCTCCGGCAAGCTGGAGCGCGGCATGAAGGCGAGGTTGTCCCGCACCGGCAAGCAGATGGGGCTCACCGCGCCGCAATTCTTCTTCGCCTCGCAGCGCCAGCTGGCCGATACGGCCTTTGCGGGCGACGTGGTCGGCATTCCCAACCATGGCACGCTGCGCATCGGCGATACGCTGACCGAGGGTGAAAACCTCGTCTTCCAGGGCGTACCGAACTTCTCGCCGGAAATCCTGCGGCGTGTGCGTCTCGAAGACGCCATGAAGGCCAAGAAGCTGAAGGAAGCCCTGCAGCAGATGGCGGAAGAGGGCGTCGTGCAGCTCTTCTCGCCGGAAGACGGCTCGCCTGCCATCGTCGGCGTTGTCGGCGCGCTGCAGCTCGACGTGTTGAAGGAGCGTCTGATGGGCGAATATGGCCTGCCGGTCTCCTTCGAAATGTCGCGCTTTTCCGTCTGCCGCTGGATTTCCTCCGATCAGCCGGCGGAAATGGACAAGTTCCTCAATGTCAAACGCGGCGATATCGCCCGCGATCTGGATGGCGATCCGGTGTTTCTGGCGCAGGATGCTTTCTCGCTCCGCTATGAGTCCGAGCGTTTTCCGGCGATCAAGATGGTCGCGATCAAGGAATATCACGTCGCCAAGGCGGCGTGA